Proteins co-encoded in one Longimicrobiales bacterium genomic window:
- a CDS encoding branched-chain amino acid transaminase gives MGAVGFQEADYIWKDGKYVGWHDANIHLLSTAVQFGTSVFEGIRAYETAKGPAIFRLDAHIDRLMDSAKIYRMLPEYSAEQLRDVCVDIIRKNALRNCYIRPMILRGYGTPGLNPTLSPLETYVAAWGWGTYLGEEALTKGVDVCVSSWQRMAPNTFPARAKAGGHYVNAQLMKMEAVQNGYVDAIALGTGGLVSEGSGMNIFLVDEGKIISPVLDGTSLVGLTRGAVIKLAEDLGYEVVERPVPREELYTVDEIFFTGTAAEVTPVASVDRIEIGSGKAGPITLDIQRRFLDTVRGETDDPHGFLTVVEE, from the coding sequence ATGGGCGCAGTAGGCTTCCAGGAAGCGGACTACATCTGGAAAGACGGGAAGTACGTTGGCTGGCATGACGCCAACATCCACCTGCTCTCCACGGCGGTGCAGTTCGGCACCTCGGTGTTCGAGGGCATCCGAGCCTACGAGACGGCGAAGGGTCCGGCGATTTTCCGGCTCGACGCCCACATCGATCGGCTCATGGATTCGGCAAAGATCTATCGGATGCTGCCAGAGTACTCCGCTGAGCAGCTTCGTGACGTTTGTGTCGACATCATCCGCAAGAACGCCCTCCGAAACTGCTATATCCGGCCCATGATACTCCGCGGGTATGGCACCCCTGGGTTGAACCCGACCCTGAGCCCACTCGAGACATATGTCGCGGCCTGGGGCTGGGGCACCTACCTGGGTGAGGAAGCGCTTACGAAGGGGGTCGACGTCTGTGTGTCTTCCTGGCAGCGCATGGCGCCCAACACGTTCCCTGCACGCGCGAAGGCCGGCGGCCACTACGTGAACGCTCAGCTCATGAAGATGGAGGCTGTCCAGAATGGGTACGTCGACGCGATCGCCCTCGGCACAGGGGGACTTGTCAGCGAAGGCAGCGGCATGAACATCTTCCTCGTTGATGAGGGCAAGATCATTTCGCCGGTCCTCGATGGCACCTCACTGGTGGGCCTCACCCGGGGCGCGGTAATCAAGTTGGCCGAGGACCTAGGGTACGAAGTCGTCGAGCGGCCCGTTCCGCGGGAAGAGCTCTACACGGTGGACGAGATCTTCTTCACTGGCACGGCCGCAGAAGTGACCCCGGTAGCCAGCGTTGACAGAATCGAGATCGGATCGGGGAAGGCCGGGCCCATTACGCTCGACATCCAGAGGCGATTCCTCGACACCGTTCGAGGTGAGACCGACGACCCGCATGGATTCCTGACGGTCGTGGAAGAGTAG